Part of the Kitasatospora sp. NBC_00374 genome is shown below.
CGGGGCCTTGGCCGGGCGGATCCGCAGTTTGCCCGCCCGGTGGGTGTAGTGGGCGGCCCGGCCGTCCACCAGGACCCGGCCGATCCGGAAGTCGGCCAGGTCGAGCGCGAACTCGCGCAGCGGCTCGCCGCCCGCGACGGCGCTCAGCCGGGCGGAGCCGGCGAGCCGGTTGGGGCCGGGCTTGTAGTCGAGGGCGAGTTCGTACCGGTGGACCCGGTACCGGTTGTCACCGTGGCTGGGAAAGTACGGGTCGACGCCGAGGTGCGGCGCCTGCTTGGGGCTCAACGGTGCGTACTCTCCCTGCCGGCTTGCGGAACTGCGCGGTGCGGTGGTGCGGGCTACGTCTGCCAGGCCTCGATCGGGTTGCCCAGCCAGCGGGTGTCGGCCGGGACGGACTCCGCGCGCATCACCAGCGAGGCCGGCCCGAGCGTGCTGCGGGCCCCGACGGTGCTGCCCGGCAGCACGATTCCGCCCGGGCCGAGTGTGGCACCCTCGCGGAGTACCACAGTATCCATCCGCATGATCCGGTCGTGGAAGAGGTGGGTCTGCAGCACACAGCCCCGGTTCACGCTGACCCCGTCACCGAGGGTGACCAGGTCGGCCTCGGGCAGCCAGTAACTCTCGCACCAGACCCCGCGGCCGACCTCCGCGCCCAGGCCGCGCAGCCAGAGGTTCAGGACGGGAGTGCCGGGCACCGCGCCGATCAGCCACGGCACCGCGAGCACCTCGACGAAGGTGTCGGCGAGCTCGTTGCGCCACACGAAACCGCTCCACAGCGGGTGCTCGACGGCGCGGAACCGGCCGACCAGCAGCCACTTGGCGGCGATCGACACCAGGCAGGCGACCGTTCCCGCGGCCAGCAGCAGCACGCCGGACAGCAGCGCGGCGAGCAGCGGCGTACCGGCCGCCGCGAGCAGGGCGAGCCCGGCCAGGGTGAGCACCCCGAGGGCGGCGGAGGCGAGGACGGGGACGATCCGGCAGACCTCGGTGAGACCGCGCGCCCAGAGCAGCCCGGCGGGCGGGTCGTAGGTGCGGCTCTGGTCGCCGGCGTCGGCCGAGCGCGGCAGCCGCATCGGCGGCATGCCGAGGTAGGAGCTGCCCTTCTTGGCCTTCTTGGGCGTCGCGGACAGCACCCCGACCAGGCCCCGGTCGGGCACGGCCCGCCCGGGTGCGGTCATCCCGGAGTTCCCGAGGAAGGCCCGCTCGCCGATCTCGGCCTCGCCGAGCCGGACCCAGCCGCCGTCCAGCTCGTACGGGGCGATCAGCGTGTCGTCGGCCAGGAAGGCGCCGTCGCCGACGGTGGTCAGGCTGGGCAGGGCCAGCACGGTGGAGACCTCGGCCCCGCTGCCGACCTTCATGCCCAGCGCGCGCAGCCAGGCCGGGGTGATCAGGCCCGCGTAGAGCGGGAACAGCGTCTCGCGGGCCAGGTCCATCAGCTGGCTGACGGTCCAGGCCTGCCAGCCGATCCGGCCGTGCAGCGCGTGGTAGCCGGGGCGCAGGCCCACGCTGAGCAGTCGCACGGCCGCCACCAGCAGCACGGCGTAGGCCAGAGCGAACGCCAGGGTGGCCGGCACCACGGCGGTCAGCGCGCCGGTGAGGGCCGTTCCGAGGCCGTCCCCCGGGTGGACGAAGCAGCCGAGCACAGCCAGCGCGGCGACGCCGGAGAGCACCGGCAGCAGGCTCAGCCCGAGTCCGCTCGCCCCGTACAGCGCGGCCCAGCGGGCCCGGCGGGGCGGGCGCTGCGCGGGGCGGCTGCGCTCGGCCTTGCCAAGTTTGACGGCGGGCGCGCCGGCCCAGCGCTGGCCGGTCGGGATCTGGCCGGTGACGCCGGAGCCGGGTGCGACCTGGGCGCGCTTGCCGACCCGGGAGCCGGGGAAGAGCGTGCTACGGGTGCCGACGACCGCGCCGGAGCCGACCCTGACGGGGCCGACCTCCAGCCGGTCACCGTCCAGCCAATAGCCGGACAGGTCGACCTCGGCCTCGATCGCGCAGCCGCGTCCGAGCCGGAGCATGCCGGTGACCGGGGGCAGCGAGTGCAGGTCGACCTCGGGGGCGATCCGGGCACCGAGCGCCCGCCCGTAGCGCACCAGCCACGCGCCGGACAGCGAGGTGGCGCCGCTCAGCTCGGCGAGCCGTTCGGCGGCCCACAGCCGCAGATGGACGCTGCCGCCGCGCGGGTGGCTGCCGGGCGTCAGGCCGCGCAGCAGCAGCCGGGCGCCGCCGGCCGCGACGGCGAGCCGGCCGGGCGGGCTGAACAGCAGCAGTCCGGCCGGCAGGACGGCCCACCAGGACGCGGTCGGCGCCCAGGGGTAGTCGCCGAACCAGGCCAGCGCGTTGCCGAGGGCGAGCAGGCCGACCGTCCAGCGCAACCCGACCAGGGTGAACAGCGGCAGCAGCAGGAGCAGCTGGACGATCTTGGCGCGGGTCGGGACGGGCAGCACCGTCCGGGCGGCGCCGTCGCCCTGCGCGGAGCGCTCCAGGTGCCGGGCGAGCTTGCGCAGGACCGGCTGCTGGTAGATGTCCAGAACGGCGGCGGCCGGGTAGCGGCTGCGCAGCAGGGTGGTCAGCCGGGCGGCGGCGAGGCTGCCGCCGCCGATCGCGAAGAAGTCGTCCTGGGCACCGGTGACCGGAATGCCGAGGATCTCGCTCCACTGCTCGGCCAGCCAGGCCTCGGTGCCGTAGAGCTGCTCGGCGGGGCCGGCGCTCTCCAGCTCGGGCAGCGGCCACGGCAGGGCGGCGCGGTCGACCTTGCCCGAGGTGCGGGTGGGCAGCGATTCGACCGGGGCGAGCAGCGGTACGAGGGCGGCGGGCAGCTCGGCGCGCAGCCGGGCGACGGCCGCGGCCTGGTCCCAGCCCTCCTGGGTGACCAGGTAGCCGACCAGCAGCTGGTTGCCGCCGCGGGCGGTGCGGACGGCCGCGGCGGCGCCGGCCACTCCGGGCAGGGCCTGCAGGGCCGCGTCGACCTCGCCGAGCTCGATCCGGCGGCCGCCGAGCTTGACCTGCTCGTCGCCGCGGCCGAGGAAGAGCAGGCCGGCGGGCTCCGCCTTCACCAGGTCGCCGCTGCGGTAGGCGCGGTCCCAGTCGAGGGACTTGAGCGGGGCGTACTTCTCGGCGTCCTTCTCGGGGTCGAGGTAGCGGGCCAGGCCGGCACCGCCGATCACCAGTTCGCCGCTGCCGCCCATCGGGACGGGCTCGCCGTTCTCGTCCACCACGGCCAGTTCCCAGCCGTCCAGCGGCAGGCCGATCCTGACCGGGCCGTCGCCGGTGAGCAGGGAGGCGCAGGCGACCACGGTGGCCTCGGTGGGGCCGTAGGTGTTCCACACCTCGCGGCCCTCCGTGACCAGGCGCTGGACCAGCTCGGGCGGACAGGCCTCGCCGCCGAAGATCAGCAGCCGGACCTCGATCAGGGCCTCGGCGGGCCACAGGGCGGCGAGGGTGGGCACGGTGGAGACGACGGTGATGTCCTGCTCGGCGAGCCAGGGGCCGAGGTCGGCGCCGCTGCGCACCTGGGAGCGCGGGACGGGGACGAGGCAGGCGCCGTGGCGCCAGGCCAGCCACATCTCCTCGCAGGAGGCGTCGAAGGCGACCGAGAGGCCGGCCATCACCCGGTCGCCGGGGCCGATCGGCTCCTCCTGGAGGAAGAGCGCGGCCTCGGCGTCCACGAAGGCGGCGGCGTTGCGGTGGGTGACGGCGACGCCCTTGGGCTTGCCGGTGGAGCCCGAGGTGAAGATGATCCAGGCGTCGTCCTCGGGGCCGGGCCGGCCGGGCTCCCGGCCGGCGCGGTGCCCGTGGGCCACGGTCAGGGTGCGGTCGGCGCCGAGGACGGCGGCCACGTCGGCCTCGCCGAAGACCAGCTCCGCGCGCTCGTCCGGGTCCTCGGCGTCCACCGGGACGTAGGCGGCGCCGGCGGCGAGGACGGCCAGGATGCCGATGTAGAGGTCGTTGGTGCCGGAGGGGATCCGGATCCCGACCCGGTCGCCGGGGCCGACGCCGGCCGCCGCCAGGCGGCGGCGCTGGGAGTCGACCTCGGCGGCGAGCGCGGTGTAGCTGAGGGTGGTGCGGCCGTCGTCCAGGGCGGCTTCCTGCGGGTGGGCCCGCACGGTGGCGTTCAGCAGCTCGACCAGGGTGCGCGGCGCGGGCGCCGGGCGGCCGGGGAACACGGCCCGCGGGTCGGTGCTCCGGTCCTCCCGGAGCTCCGGTTCGTGCAGTGTGCCGATCTCGGTGGTCACAGCTGTGCGCTCCTCGTCCTCGTCCCCGTCCACTCGCTCCCGGGCCGAAAGCGGACAACGGTGCCGATGGTAGCCCCGACCCGATCCGGTCGGGCTGATCGCAACTCAGCCCAACTGGGCCTGATTTCAGTTTTACTGACATGTCGTCAGCTGGTAGGCCCACTCCACTGCAACAAATATGACGAACCGTCAGTCGATCTGACGAGGCGTCAGCTCGCGCGATCACCTGTGAGCCACACCACAGCGAATCGCCGTCAGGAGACGATTCCGAGCTCGTGCGGCGTGTTGTTGAGCCGTCGGCCGCCCTCCGCCGTGACGGTGACGATGTCCTCGATCCGCACTCCGAACCGCCCGGGCAGGTAGATCCCCGGCTCGATCGAGAAGCACATCCCCGGCACCAGCCGCCGGGTCTCCCCCTCCACCATGTACGGCGGCTCGTGGGTGGTGAGCCCGATACCGTGCCCGGTGCGGTGGATGAAGTACTCCCCGTAACCCGCCTCGGTGATCACCCTGCGGGCCACCCGGTCGATCTCCTGGCACTCTACTCCGGGGCGGACGGCCTCGAAGGCCGCCTGCTGCGCCCGCCGGACGATCCCGTGCACCTCCCGGACCTCGGCCGGCACATCCTCGCCGACGTGCACCGTGCGGGTGGTGTCGGAGCCGTAGCCGTCCCGCAGCCCGCCGAAGTCCAGCACCACGGTGTCACCCTGCCGGATCACCCGGTCACCGGCCTCATGGTGCGGATTGGCGCCGTTGGGCCCCGAACCGACCACGGTGAAGTCCACCTGGCTGTGCCCGTGCCCGATCAGCAGCTCGGCGAGGTCGGCGGCGACCTCGTCCTCCCGCCGCCCGGCGAAGCGGACGCCGAGGATCGCCCGGTACACCGCGTCGGCCGCACCCCCGGCGCCGGCCAGCCGCTCCAGCTCGTCGGCGTCCTTCACGGCCCGCAGCATGGGCAGCACCTGGGTGAGCGAGCGGTACGAGGTGCCCGGCAGGGCCTCCTGGAGGCCGATCAGGTGCATCGCCCAGGCCGCGTCGGAGATCCCGTAGCGCCCCCGCGGGTCCAGCAGCGGCGCCAGGGCCGCGTACGGGTCCGTGCCGTCCGCCCAGTCGACCAGCCGCACCGCCGCGGCGCCGGGCGCTCCGGCGGCGTCGGGCCGCTCCAGCGACGGCACCACCAGGACGGGCTGCCGCCCCGGTGCCAGCAGCAGCGCGGTCAACCGCTCGGTGATCGCGACCGGCTGGTAGCCCGCGAGGTGGAGCAGGTCGGGGCCCGGGGTGACGACCAGCCCGGCCAGGCCCTCGGCGGCGGCCGCCTCGGCGGCCCGGGCCATCCGGTCGGCGAAGTCCTTCGGGGTGAAGGGCCGCCGGGCGTTGGTGCTCGGCATCTGCTGCCTGCCTCTCTCTCCCGGGGGATCGGCGCCCCGGGCTCAGCGTCCCCGGCTCAGCGCCGGACGGCGGTCTCGGCGAAGCGTCGCAGGAACAGCGCCTCGACGTGGGCCATGTGCTCGATCTCGGCCGGATCCACACTCTCGTTCGGCGCGTGGATGAGGCAGCGCGGCTCCTCCACGCCCATCAGGATGATCTCCGCCTCGGGATAGCAGCCCGCGAGCACGCTGCAGAGCGGGATCGATCCGCCCTGCCCGAGGAAGGACATCCGCTTCCCGTACACCTCCTGCATCGCCCGGTCGAGCGTGGCGTACGCCCGGCCGTCCGTGGCCGCGCGGAACGGCGAACCCGTCCCCTCCGGCTCGATCTCGACCCGGGCGCCCCAGGGGGCGGCCGCCCGCAGGTGCGCGGTCAGCGCGGCGAGCGCGCCGGCGGCGTCGGTGCCGGGCGGCACCCGAAGGCTGACCCGGGCCCGGGCGGTGGCCGGGATGGCGGCGGCGGAGCCGACCACCCGCGCGCAGTCGATGCCGAGGACGGTCACCGCGGGCCGCGCCCAGAGCCGGTCGGCGACGCTGCCGGAGCCGGTGAGCCCCACCCCGTCCAGCACCCCGGCATCGGTGCGGAACTGCCGCTCGTCGTAGCCGACGCCGTCCCAGTGGCCGTCCGTCTCCAGCCCCTGGATCCGGGTGCCGCCGTCGGCGTCGCGCAGCGAGTCGAGCATCCGGATCAGCGCGGCGAGCGCGTCCGGGGCCGGGCCGCCGAACATCCCGGAGTGCACGTCGCCCGCCAGGGTGGAGACGGTGACCACGAGGTTGGCGAGGCCGCGCAGCGTGGTGGTGGCGGTCGGGACGCCGACGGCGGCGTTGCCGGTGTCGCAGATCAGCAGCGCGTCGGCGTGCAGCTCGTCCGCGTGCGCCCGGACGTACTCCTCCAGACCGCCGGTGCCCTGCTCCTCCGAGCCCTCGGCGACGAACTTCACCCCGACCGGCAGGTCGTCGCCCAGTGCCCGCAGCGCGGTGAGGTGCATGACGATGTTGCCCTTGCAGTCCGCGCTCCCCCGGCCGTACCAGCGGCCGTCCCGTTCGGTGAGCTCGAACGGCGGGGAGGTCCACGCGTCGTCGTCCAGCGGCGGCTGCACGTCGTAGTGGCAGTACAGCAGCACGGTCGGGGCGCCGGGCGGGGGCGGGCGGTGGCCGAGCACCGCGTGACTGCCGTCCGGCGTCTCGGCGAGGTGCACGTCGCGCAGCCCGACCTCGGTGAACGCACCGGCCAGCCACTCGGCGGCCTCGCGGCACTTCTCCGGCGGGTACTGCCGCGGGTCCGCGACGGAGGGGATCGCGACCAGCTCCGCCAGGTCGGCCTTGGCGCGGGGCATCAGCTCGGCGATCCGGCGGGCCAGGCCGTCGTCCGCTGCGTCCTCGGTCATGTCGGTGGCTCCTCGTTCCGGTCTGACACAGGCTCAGGTGTCGACGGTGTCGTCGAACGCATGAGCACTCCTCAGGGCCGACGCCCGGCAAGGGTCAGGACCCACGCCACCACGTCCGCGGCGGCGCCGCCCGCGCTGCACGCTGTCCGGGTGACCGCCGGCCGCGGGATTCAGCGCTGCCGGCGGCGGTGCCAGTGCCGCACGCCCTGGACGGTCGCCACCACCACCGACACCGCGACGACGGCCACCAGGGCGGCCCCCAGCTTGCTGCCGACCAGCCGGATGTCGGAGGCCACCACGAACAGCAGCGCGAGCAGCGGCAGCACGGTCGCCCCGACCGTCCGGAGCATCACCAGCACCGCGGACGGGCGCAGCTTGCCGCGCCGCGGCCCGGGTGCGTCCGACTGCCGCTCGGAACCCAGGGCGTAGTAGGCGGACGCCCGCACGCCGAGCCGCCCGGTGCCCTTGTAGTAGGCCAGGCCCATCACCGGGATCCACACCAGCGGGAGGAGCATGCCGACCGCCACCACGACGGCCACCCCGAGCCAGCCGGCCAGCTGCCTGATCCGGCCCGGCCGCTCCTCCCCCGGGCCGACCACCCCCAGCAGGTAGGCCATCCGGCGGACCATGCCCAGGCGGGTGCCGCGCGGCAGACGCCCGTCGGCCGGTGCGGCCGGCAGCTCGGGCACCTCCGCGAGTGCGGCCTCGGCCCGCTCCACGTCCGGATAGACGCCCTGCAGCACCAGCAGCTCCGCCACCCTGGGCCGGGCCGCCGGATCGAGGTCGGCCAGCGCGGCCAGCATCAGTACCATCCGGATCTGGACGAGCAGCGCGGCGCAGAACGCGATCGGCACCAGCACCATGAACGGCCCGCCGACGGCGCCGCCCTCCACCACGGCCAGCCGGATGCCTCGCTCCACCACCACGTGGCGCAGCGACTCGGACGGCGCGTCGGGCCTGGCCCGCCGCAGCTTGTCGACCGCGGTCCGCGCCCGGTGCCCCTCCAGTTGGACGGCGAGCCGGGCGAGCTGCTCCGGCAGGTGCTGCGGGTCGGCCAGGCCGGCCCGCAGCAGGGCCTGCGCCGACCTGGTCGGCACGGGTGTCTCGCTCCCGGGCTCAGTCACCCCTCGACGGTACCGAGATCCGGCGTGTGCCGACACGCGCCGTCACCGCGGCTGGCGGATGTGACCCGGGTCATCCGCGCCCACCCGGCGCGGCCCGGAACGGCGACCTCCGCGTCCCTCGACGGTCACGCTGGGTCGAGGATGTGCCCGGCCTCACAGGCGTTTCGGGGTGACCGGGGCCACATCGGGGTGCGGTGGCGGGGGCGGATCCGCTCAACCACGGGCCGGCGGTCGTCCGGATACTCCCGGTAACCCCGTTCTGACCTGGGACTTCGCGGAAATCCTTGAAGCCGTCGGCCGGCTTCCGTAGCTTCGAAACCAGTGCGGCGAGCACGGCCGGCCCACGGGTCGCCATCACGGCCCGCCGCACCACCCCATGAACCGAAGGCCCCCCGGGCCTGGTTCCGACCGCCCTCGCGGGCTTTCGAGAGGACTCACATTGACTTTCCGTAACGAGACCACCGCTGCCACCACCTCCGCCACCACCAAGCGCAAACGGGTGCGGATGGCTGTCATGGCGGGCGCGGTCCTCGCCCTGCCGGTGGCCGGCCTCGTCACGGCCACGTCCTCCTCCGCCGCGCCGGTCTCCACCTGGGACAAGGTCGCGCAGTGCGAGTCGACGGGCAACTGGAGCATCAACACCGGAAACGGCTTCTACGGCGGCCTCCAGTTCACCAACAGCACCTGGGCCGCCTTCGGCGGCACCTCCTACGCCCCGCAGGCCAACCTGGCCAGCAAGGCCCAGCAGATCGCCGTCGCCGAGAAGGTCCTCGCCTCCCAGGGCCCCGGCGCCTGGCCCGTCTGCTCCGTCAAGGCCGGCCTCACCAAGTAACCGGCCCCACGCCGATGCCCCGCCACCCGCACCCGGGCGGCGGGGCATCGCGCTGTCCGGGGTCAGGCGCGCTCGGGCCGCAGCGAGCCGAGCATCAGCTTCTCGGTCGTCCGCAGGTAGGTCTCGGCGGCGGCCTCGGCCTGGTCGGGCAGGCCGTCGGCCACGGCCCGGACGACCGGGGCCAGCCGGTCGGCGGCCGCGGCCGGGTCCTCGAAGGGGGCCCGCAGTGCGGCCCGCACCGGCAGGTAGGCGTTGAACAGGGTGTTGGTGAGCAGCAGGTACACCCGGTTGCCGGTGGCCCTGGCGAGTTCGCGGTGCACCTCGGCGTCGGCGAGCTGGGCGCCGTCCCCGTCGGGCGCCCGGGCCACCGCGTCGAGCAGTTCCAGCAGGCGGTCGGCCTGGCGGGTGGTACGGCGGGCGGCGGCCCGGCGCGCGATGACGGCGCCGATGTGCCGGCGGACCTCGAAGACCTCGGCCAGCCAGCCGTTGTCACGCGCGGCGAGCATCGGCAGCAGGTCGGCGCCGCCGACCCGCAGGAAGTCCCGCACCCGGGTACCGATGCCGTGCCGGGTGCTGAGCAGCCCGGCCTGTTCGAGCCGGGACAGGGCGTGCTTGAGCGTGGTCCGGGTGACGCCGTAGCCGGCGGCGAGTTCGCGTTCGGGCGGCAGCAGGTCGCCCGGGCCGTGGGTGCCGTCCAGGATGTCCTCGCGCAGCCGGTGTTCCAGGACGTCGACCACGGACTGGCGGGCGATGGTCTCGACGGGCACGGACGTTCTCCTCGGCTGCGCTTCGGGGCTGAGTGGCTCAGCCACCCGTGACCGGAGTCAAGCGGGTGGCCGAGCGGTCGTCAAGCTCCCCCGGCCGGGCCCGGCGCGGGGCCGCGGTGGGGGTCCGGCGGCAGGGTCCGGCCGCGGGGAGCGGGATCAGAACTGCTGGACGAAGTACGGCGAGACGCTCATCCAGCCGTTGGCCGCGGCTCCGTTGAGGCGGCCGGAGCTGTTCTTGGCCAGGGTGTACCAGGAGTCGACGTAGTCCGGGTCGTCGGTCCACCAGGAGGCGGGCATCGCGGCCAGCACGGCGTTCACCAGCGGGATGTAGGCGCCCTGGTCGGCGATGGTGAGCAGGACGGCGGCGATGGCCTGGGCCAGCGCCAGGTAGTTGGTGTCGCCGTCGTCCTCCATCAGGACCACGTCGGCCAGGTTGTACTTGTAGTTCGACCAGTTCACCAGGATCTGGTTCGGGTAGTACACGGTGCCGTCGTAGTCGAGGTACGGCATGGTGACCGAGTCGACGCGGGGCTTGCCGTCCTGGCCGAAGCCGGTCACCAGGGCGAACATCTCGGCGCCGCCCTTGAACCAGGGCTCCTCGTCGTCCGAGACCTCGATCGCGTCGACCTTGGTCGCCCACCAGCCCGCGCCTGCGGTGGTGGCCGAAGGCGCCGCCGCCACCGGGGAGTTGAGGCCCTTGCGGGCGAGCTCGGCGCTCAGCACCCGCATGCCCGCGGCCAGCGCCTTGGAGGAGTCGACGTCGACCAGGTAGACCGGGCGGGAGGGCACCTCGCGGGTGTCCAGGGTGTGGGCTCGGCCGGCCGCGTCGTAGGCGGTGATCGTCTTCGCGTGGTCGTCCCCGGTGGCCGCGGCCACCAGCGGTTCCACCCCGGCGTCGAGCGCGGGGCGCATCGACGGGTCGGCCAACTGGATTCTCAGCAACGGGCCGAGGCCGCCGCCGAGGCCCTTGGCCTCGGCTATCCGGCGGTCCGCCTCGGCCACCGTGCCGGCCAGCCGGCGGGCGGCCGGGGCGGCGGCCCCGGCGGTGAGGGAGCTCAGCGGCACCGCGCCGGCGGCGGCGCCGGCCCGGACCTGCGAGCGCCAGCCGGCGTCGGCGAGCGAGGTGGCGAGGTTTCGGGCCACCTGCTGCTCGACCTGCCCGACCTTGGCGCCCTCGGCGATCCGGGCGGACTCCGGTGCCGCGGCGGGGACGGCGGGGGTGACCGGCGAGGCCACGGCCTGGCCGGCGGCCAGGGCGAGCAGGGACGCGACGGCGACCGTTAAGGTGCCGCGGCGCGCACGGGAGAAGGACATGGGGGTTTCTCCTCATTCCTCGGGGGAGGCGGCCGCCGTGTCGGGTGGCGG
Proteins encoded:
- a CDS encoding M24 family metallopeptidase is translated as MPSTNARRPFTPKDFADRMARAAEAAAAEGLAGLVVTPGPDLLHLAGYQPVAITERLTALLLAPGRQPVLVVPSLERPDAAGAPGAAAVRLVDWADGTDPYAALAPLLDPRGRYGISDAAWAMHLIGLQEALPGTSYRSLTQVLPMLRAVKDADELERLAGAGGAADAVYRAILGVRFAGRREDEVAADLAELLIGHGHSQVDFTVVGSGPNGANPHHEAGDRVIRQGDTVVLDFGGLRDGYGSDTTRTVHVGEDVPAEVREVHGIVRRAQQAAFEAVRPGVECQEIDRVARRVITEAGYGEYFIHRTGHGIGLTTHEPPYMVEGETRRLVPGMCFSIEPGIYLPGRFGVRIEDIVTVTAEGGRRLNNTPHELGIVS
- a CDS encoding DUF3103 family protein gives rise to the protein MSFSRARRGTLTVAVASLLALAAGQAVASPVTPAVPAAAPESARIAEGAKVGQVEQQVARNLATSLADAGWRSQVRAGAAAGAVPLSSLTAGAAAPAARRLAGTVAEADRRIAEAKGLGGGLGPLLRIQLADPSMRPALDAGVEPLVAAATGDDHAKTITAYDAAGRAHTLDTREVPSRPVYLVDVDSSKALAAGMRVLSAELARKGLNSPVAAAPSATTAGAGWWATKVDAIEVSDDEEPWFKGGAEMFALVTGFGQDGKPRVDSVTMPYLDYDGTVYYPNQILVNWSNYKYNLADVVLMEDDGDTNYLALAQAIAAVLLTIADQGAYIPLVNAVLAAMPASWWTDDPDYVDSWYTLAKNSSGRLNGAAANGWMSVSPYFVQQF
- a CDS encoding dipeptidase, with translation MTEDAADDGLARRIAELMPRAKADLAELVAIPSVADPRQYPPEKCREAAEWLAGAFTEVGLRDVHLAETPDGSHAVLGHRPPPPGAPTVLLYCHYDVQPPLDDDAWTSPPFELTERDGRWYGRGSADCKGNIVMHLTALRALGDDLPVGVKFVAEGSEEQGTGGLEEYVRAHADELHADALLICDTGNAAVGVPTATTTLRGLANLVVTVSTLAGDVHSGMFGGPAPDALAALIRMLDSLRDADGGTRIQGLETDGHWDGVGYDERQFRTDAGVLDGVGLTGSGSVADRLWARPAVTVLGIDCARVVGSAAAIPATARARVSLRVPPGTDAAGALAALTAHLRAAAPWGARVEIEPEGTGSPFRAATDGRAYATLDRAMQEVYGKRMSFLGQGGSIPLCSVLAGCYPEAEIILMGVEEPRCLIHAPNESVDPAEIEHMAHVEALFLRRFAETAVRR
- a CDS encoding transglycosylase family protein, which translates into the protein MTFRNETTAATTSATTKRKRVRMAVMAGAVLALPVAGLVTATSSSAAPVSTWDKVAQCESTGNWSINTGNGFYGGLQFTNSTWAAFGGTSYAPQANLASKAQQIAVAEKVLASQGPGAWPVCSVKAGLTK
- a CDS encoding Pls/PosA family non-ribosomal peptide synthetase, whose product is MTTEIGTLHEPELREDRSTDPRAVFPGRPAPAPRTLVELLNATVRAHPQEAALDDGRTTLSYTALAAEVDSQRRRLAAAGVGPGDRVGIRIPSGTNDLYIGILAVLAAGAAYVPVDAEDPDERAELVFGEADVAAVLGADRTLTVAHGHRAGREPGRPGPEDDAWIIFTSGSTGKPKGVAVTHRNAAAFVDAEAALFLQEEPIGPGDRVMAGLSVAFDASCEEMWLAWRHGACLVPVPRSQVRSGADLGPWLAEQDITVVSTVPTLAALWPAEALIEVRLLIFGGEACPPELVQRLVTEGREVWNTYGPTEATVVACASLLTGDGPVRIGLPLDGWELAVVDENGEPVPMGGSGELVIGGAGLARYLDPEKDAEKYAPLKSLDWDRAYRSGDLVKAEPAGLLFLGRGDEQVKLGGRRIELGEVDAALQALPGVAGAAAAVRTARGGNQLLVGYLVTQEGWDQAAAVARLRAELPAALVPLLAPVESLPTRTSGKVDRAALPWPLPELESAGPAEQLYGTEAWLAEQWSEILGIPVTGAQDDFFAIGGGSLAAARLTTLLRSRYPAAAVLDIYQQPVLRKLARHLERSAQGDGAARTVLPVPTRAKIVQLLLLLPLFTLVGLRWTVGLLALGNALAWFGDYPWAPTASWWAVLPAGLLLFSPPGRLAVAAGGARLLLRGLTPGSHPRGGSVHLRLWAAERLAELSGATSLSGAWLVRYGRALGARIAPEVDLHSLPPVTGMLRLGRGCAIEAEVDLSGYWLDGDRLEVGPVRVGSGAVVGTRSTLFPGSRVGKRAQVAPGSGVTGQIPTGQRWAGAPAVKLGKAERSRPAQRPPRRARWAALYGASGLGLSLLPVLSGVAALAVLGCFVHPGDGLGTALTGALTAVVPATLAFALAYAVLLVAAVRLLSVGLRPGYHALHGRIGWQAWTVSQLMDLARETLFPLYAGLITPAWLRALGMKVGSGAEVSTVLALPSLTTVGDGAFLADDTLIAPYELDGGWVRLGEAEIGERAFLGNSGMTAPGRAVPDRGLVGVLSATPKKAKKGSSYLGMPPMRLPRSADAGDQSRTYDPPAGLLWARGLTEVCRIVPVLASAALGVLTLAGLALLAAAGTPLLAALLSGVLLLAAGTVACLVSIAAKWLLVGRFRAVEHPLWSGFVWRNELADTFVEVLAVPWLIGAVPGTPVLNLWLRGLGAEVGRGVWCESYWLPEADLVTLGDGVSVNRGCVLQTHLFHDRIMRMDTVVLREGATLGPGGIVLPGSTVGARSTLGPASLVMRAESVPADTRWLGNPIEAWQT
- a CDS encoding FadR/GntR family transcriptional regulator, giving the protein MPVETIARQSVVDVLEHRLREDILDGTHGPGDLLPPERELAAGYGVTRTTLKHALSRLEQAGLLSTRHGIGTRVRDFLRVGGADLLPMLAARDNGWLAEVFEVRRHIGAVIARRAAARRTTRQADRLLELLDAVARAPDGDGAQLADAEVHRELARATGNRVYLLLTNTLFNAYLPVRAALRAPFEDPAAAADRLAPVVRAVADGLPDQAEAAAETYLRTTEKLMLGSLRPERA